One window of Theropithecus gelada isolate Dixy chromosome 4, Tgel_1.0, whole genome shotgun sequence genomic DNA carries:
- the CCR6 gene encoding C-C chemokine receptor type 6 encodes MSGESMNFSDVFDSSEDYFVSVNTSYYTVDSEMLVCTLHEVRQFSRLFVPIAYSLICVFGLLGNILVVITFAFYKKARSMTDVYLLNMAIADILFVLTLPFWAVSHATGAWVFSNAMCKLMKGIYAINFNCGMLLLTCISMDRYIAIVQATKSFRLRYRTLLRSKVICLIVWGVSVIISSSTFIFNQKYNTQGSDVCEPKYQTVSEPIKWKLLMLGIELLFGFFIPLMFMIFCYMFIVKTLVQAQNSKRHKAIRVIIAVVLVFLACQIPHNMVLLVTAANLGNMNRSCHSEKLLGYTKTVTEVLAFLHCCLNPVLYAFIGQKFRNYFLKIMKDLWCVRRKYKSSGFSCAGRYSENISRQTSETADNDNASSFTM; translated from the exons ATGAGCGGg GAATCAATGAACTTCAGCGATGTTTTCGACTCCAGTGAAGATTATTTTGTGTCAGTCAATACTTCCTATTACACAGTTGATTCTGAAATGTTAGTGTGCACCTTGCACGAGGTCAGGCAGTTCTCCAGACTGTTTGTACCGATTGCCTACTCCTTGATCTGTGTCTTTGGCCTCCTGGGGAATATTCTGGTGGTGATCACTTTTGCTTTTTATAAGAAGGCCAGGTCTATGACAGACGTCTATCTCTTGAACATGGCCATTGCAGACATCCTCTTTGTTCTTACTCTCCCATTCTGGGCAGTGAGTCACGCCACCGGTGCGTGGGTTTTCAGCAATGCCATGTGCAAGTTGATGAAAGGCATCTATGCCATCAACTTTAACTGCGGGATGCTGCTCCTGACTTGTATTAGCATGGACCGGTACATCGCCATCGTACAGGCAACGAAGTCCTTCCGGCTCCGATACAGAACGCTGCTGCGCAGCAAAGTCATCTGCCTTATTGTGTGGGGAGTGTCAGTCATCATCTCCAGCTCAACTTTTATCTTCAACCAGAAATACAACACCCAAGGCAGCGATGTCTGTGAGCCCAAGTACCAGACCGTCTCGGAACCCATCAAGTGGAAGCTGCTGATGTTGGGGATTGAGCTACTCTTCGGTTTCTTTATCCCTTTGATGTtcatgatattttgttacatgttcATTGTCAAAACCTTGGTGCAAGCTCAGAATTCTAAAAGGCACAAAGCCATCCGTGTAATCATAGCCGTGGTGCTTGTGTTTCTGGCTTGTCAGATTCCTCATAACATGGTCCTGCTTGTGACGGCTGCAAATTTGGGTAACATGAACCGATCCTGCCACAGCGAAAAGCTACTTGGCTATACGAAAACTGTCACAGAAGTCCTAGCTTTCCTGCACTGCTGCCTGAACCCTGTGCTCTATGCTTTTATTGGGCAGAAGTTCAGAAACTACTTTCTGAAGATCATGAAGGACCTGTGGTGTGTGAGAAGGAAGTACAAGTCCTCGGGCTTCTCCTGTGCCGGGAGGTACTCAGAAAACATTTCCCGGCAGACCAGTGAGACCGCAGATAACGACAATGCGTCGTCCTTCACTATGTGA